The segment AGGTCGAGCAGCGGAGTGCTGTCGAGCACCGCAATGGCATCACGGGCTCGCTCGAAGAGAGCCACGGCGAGGTCGTCATCGTCGTGCCGCGCCCGGTAGATGATGCCGTCCACGCTATCCGGGTGCTCGTGGAGCGCGTGGGACCAGGCCCACGTCACGTCGTAG is part of the Longimicrobium sp. genome and harbors:
- a CDS encoding RES family NAD+ phosphorylase; this encodes YDVTWAWSHALHEHPDSVDGIIYRARHDDDDLAVALFERARDAIAVLDSTPLLDLSLSAELGSWFDRYEIGLGP